Proteins encoded within one genomic window of Syntrophobacterales bacterium:
- a CDS encoding ATP-binding protein — MLSGEVQNRILQYNPWLTQPDQADGLIRRYLPGTYVLREPEPVSLRNDRALLVVGPRQSGKSTLAWRLLQPLAPNILYLNLEDPLLRSVLGAAVELVSLLRERYSFIRAVFLDEAQHLTDAGIFVKGLVDARLGLPVLVTGSSSFHLMSKTRESLAGRADRLRLLPFSLKELMRQENPENPVAMRSLCERIFHRQMIHGSYPAVYLAPADQDRVRLLSDLTEALILRDASDLFRIKRVDVFRKLLTLLAGQAGNLVNFSELASVCRVDAGTIHAYVEILEESHIVKVVRPFAGGKRRELTTAPKIFFIDNGIRNQLLNAFSDDILLRTDKGALMENWAFSELYKRLPLTSDIHFWRSKGGGELDFVVEQAGKIMAMEVKFAELDRPGLSRSGRSFIDAYHPEKFVILNRSLETTQTIDNCQVDFQTPNNMFE; from the coding sequence ATGTTGAGTGGCGAAGTCCAAAACCGGATACTCCAATACAATCCCTGGCTGACGCAGCCTGACCAGGCCGACGGGTTGATTCGTCGCTATCTGCCCGGAACCTATGTTCTGCGTGAGCCTGAACCGGTTTCGCTCCGGAATGATCGCGCCCTCCTCGTCGTCGGCCCCCGTCAATCCGGGAAGTCCACCCTTGCCTGGCGCCTTCTCCAACCTCTTGCGCCCAATATCCTTTACCTCAATCTGGAAGACCCGCTCCTGCGCTCGGTCCTCGGCGCTGCCGTGGAGCTTGTTTCGCTGCTCCGGGAGCGCTACTCCTTCATCCGGGCCGTTTTTCTTGACGAAGCCCAACACCTGACCGACGCCGGCATCTTCGTGAAGGGGCTGGTAGATGCCAGATTGGGCCTCCCCGTTCTGGTGACCGGTTCTTCATCCTTCCACCTGATGAGCAAGACAAGGGAATCCCTCGCGGGCAGGGCGGACCGGCTGCGGCTGCTGCCGTTCAGTCTTAAGGAATTGATGCGACAGGAAAACCCGGAGAACCCTGTCGCCATGAGGAGTTTATGCGAGAGAATTTTCCACCGGCAGATGATCCACGGCAGTTACCCGGCCGTTTATCTTGCGCCCGCGGACCAGGATCGGGTGCGCCTGCTCTCCGACCTGACCGAAGCCTTGATACTGCGAGACGCATCGGATCTCTTCCGTATCAAACGGGTGGATGTTTTCCGGAAGCTCCTCACGTTGCTGGCAGGACAAGCCGGAAATCTTGTGAATTTTTCGGAACTGGCTTCGGTGTGTCGAGTGGACGCGGGCACGATCCATGCCTACGTGGAAATTCTTGAAGAGAGCCATATCGTCAAAGTGGTCCGGCCCTTTGCCGGCGGAAAGCGCCGGGAACTGACCACGGCGCCCAAAATATTTTTTATCGACAACGGGATACGGAATCAGTTGCTCAATGCCTTTTCGGACGATATTTTGTTGAGAACCGACAAAGGCGCCCTGATGGAGAACTGGGCGTTCTCGGAGCTTTACAAACGTCTGCCGCTGACTTCAGACATCCATTTCTGGAGAAGCAAGGGCGGGGGCGAGTTGGACTTCGTGGTCGAACAGGCGGGGAAAATCATGGCCATGGAAGTCAAATTCGCCGAGCTGGATCGGCCCGGGCTCAGTCGTTCCGGCCGCAGCTTTATCGACGCCTACCACCCGGAAAAATTCGTGATCCTGAACCGTTCCCTGGAAACCACCCAGACGATCGACAACTGCCAAGTTGATTTTCAAACCCCGAACAACATGTTTGAATAG
- a CDS encoding type II toxin-antitoxin system PemK/MazF family toxin — MTLTPSRINGLDKKSVADCLQTRPIDYRLRLSKVRGKLEQDDMRMIDHALKVVFSF, encoded by the coding sequence GTGACTCTTACTCCGTCTCGAATAAACGGACTGGACAAGAAGTCCGTCGCCGACTGTCTGCAAACCCGTCCGATTGACTATCGCTTGAGATTGTCAAAGGTGCGGGGCAAATTAGAACAAGATGATATGCGTATGATTGATCACGCCCTGAAAGTTGTTTTCTCGTTTTAG
- a CDS encoding ATP-binding protein — protein MIFVNRETELSFLRRAWQEKKSQFVVIYGKRRVGKTALVKEFSRDLPHIYFLADKAPDRDQLAQLSEKVGLYFQDDFLLSRGFGTWHDFFKYIKSKSAPAPAGEIVSKGNFVMIFDEFPYLIESNPAIPSLFQKGWDEELSQAGVFMILLGSSMGMMETEVLGHKSPLFGRRTGQILVEPLSFTDAKNLFPGLSDDAFMYFYGALGGTPAYLLQFDPADDFRENVRRRILAPEAYLYREPDFILREDLREPRNYFSILRAISMGKTRPAEIINETGFEKNMVGKYLSVLTDLKVIRREVPVTEWGFEKSKKGIYLLEDHFFRFWFHYVYPNRSFLEEGQSDYVLDRKMRPSLDQFVAWSYEEVCRSQVRKGLPGGIQCNRVGRWWSKEGEIDIVGLAEDENAAVFGEVKWSVNPVGTDILDDLERKAKLVDWRKGERKEYFVLFSRSGFTANLEKLAKERGDLFLTSFGGQVSVFSVLPG, from the coding sequence ATGATTTTTGTCAACAGAGAGACTGAACTTTCTTTTTTGCGCCGCGCCTGGCAGGAAAAAAAATCGCAATTCGTGGTGATTTACGGAAAAAGGCGCGTCGGCAAGACGGCCCTGGTCAAGGAATTTTCCCGGGACTTGCCCCATATCTACTTCCTCGCCGACAAGGCGCCCGACAGAGACCAGCTTGCCCAGCTTTCCGAGAAGGTCGGTCTCTATTTCCAGGACGACTTTCTTCTCTCGCGCGGGTTTGGAACCTGGCACGATTTCTTCAAATATATCAAGTCAAAAAGTGCTCCCGCCCCGGCAGGAGAAATCGTCTCAAAAGGGAATTTCGTGATGATCTTCGATGAATTTCCCTATCTGATCGAAAGCAATCCGGCCATTCCGTCCCTGTTTCAGAAGGGCTGGGACGAAGAATTGAGCCAGGCCGGCGTTTTTATGATCCTGCTCGGGTCCAGTATGGGCATGATGGAAACGGAGGTCCTCGGCCACAAATCGCCGCTGTTCGGCAGGCGCACCGGCCAGATTCTCGTTGAACCGCTCTCTTTTACCGATGCGAAAAACCTTTTTCCGGGCCTGTCCGACGACGCGTTCATGTATTTTTACGGCGCCCTGGGCGGGACGCCCGCCTATCTCCTGCAATTCGACCCGGCCGACGATTTTCGCGAGAATGTCCGGCGCCGCATCCTTGCCCCGGAGGCCTATCTCTACCGCGAGCCGGACTTCATTCTGCGGGAAGATCTGCGGGAGCCCCGCAACTACTTTTCCATTCTGCGGGCCATCTCGATGGGAAAAACCCGCCCTGCGGAAATAATCAACGAAACGGGGTTTGAAAAGAACATGGTCGGCAAGTACCTCTCCGTCCTGACCGATCTGAAGGTCATCCGGCGCGAAGTACCCGTCACGGAGTGGGGCTTCGAGAAAAGCAAAAAGGGCATTTACCTTCTTGAAGATCATTTTTTCCGTTTCTGGTTCCATTACGTCTATCCCAACCGGAGTTTCCTCGAAGAGGGGCAAAGCGATTATGTTCTGGACCGGAAGATGAGGCCTTCCCTCGACCAATTCGTGGCGTGGTCGTACGAGGAGGTCTGCCGCTCCCAGGTTCGCAAAGGGTTGCCGGGGGGTATCCAATGCAACCGGGTGGGGCGATGGTGGAGCAAGGAAGGCGAAATCGATATTGTGGGACTGGCCGAGGATGAAAATGCCGCTGTTTTCGGAGAGGTCAAATGGAGCGTCAACCCGGTCGGCACGGACATCCTGGATGACCTGGAAAGGAAGGCGAAGCTGGTGGATTGGCGCAAAGGGGAACGAAAGGAATATTTCGTCCTTTTCAGCCGCTCCGGCTTTACTGCAAATCTGGAAAAACTCGCCAAAGAACGCGGGGATCTCTTTTTAACAAGTTTTGGGGGTCAGGTCTCCGTTTTTAGCGTTTTGCCGGGGTGA
- a CDS encoding type II toxin-antitoxin system Phd/YefM family antitoxin — protein MKVYTYSEARQRLTNVLDIARNEEVVIKRKGGETFSVIFRKEKKSPFDVPGIQTKATTKDILAAVRESREQDK, from the coding sequence ATGAAGGTTTATACGTACTCTGAAGCGAGACAGCGTCTTACTAATGTTCTTGATATCGCCCGAAATGAAGAAGTCGTTATCAAAAGAAAGGGCGGAGAAACATTTTCAGTCATTTTCAGGAAAGAGAAAAAATCGCCCTTTGACGTTCCGGGAATCCAGACGAAAGCAACCACAAAGGATATTCTTGCGGCAGTAAGAGAGTCAAGGGAACAGGATAAATAG
- a CDS encoding type II toxin-antitoxin system VapC family toxin, with protein MTKGNTARTIVPMKIIADTNTFIAVALNEPERHRIIRLTEGHELIAPDVLPFEIGNALTAMMKKNTLQKEEVLSAWGAIQQIPVDLRPTDIESALSIAIQFKLYAYDAYFLQCAKDLHSPLLTLDIAMQRTARELGITVLE; from the coding sequence TTGACAAAAGGAAATACTGCACGTACAATTGTACCTATGAAAATAATTGCTGACACAAATACATTCATCGCCGTTGCCTTAAATGAACCTGAAAGACATAGAATTATTCGACTTACCGAAGGCCATGAGTTAATCGCGCCTGATGTTTTACCGTTTGAAATCGGAAATGCATTAACGGCGATGATGAAGAAAAACACCTTGCAAAAGGAAGAAGTCTTATCAGCGTGGGGGGCTATACAACAGATACCTGTCGATCTGAGACCTACCGACATAGAATCGGCATTAAGCATCGCAATTCAATTTAAACTGTACGCATACGATGCATATTTCCTGCAATGCGCCAAAGACCTCCATAGCCCGTTGCTTACGCTGGACATAGCAATGCAACGGACAGCCCGCGAGTTGGGAATTACAGTTCTGGAATGA
- a CDS encoding ATP-binding protein, which yields MMIPQRPVKNIPRPRHKGIVLDALERAPVVAILGPRQVGKTTLAREIAAGFGGAAAHFDLEDMDDLARLNEPKLALERLRGLVVIDEIQLRADLFPLLRVLADRPGTPARFLILGSASPLLLRQSSESLAGRIVYHELDGFALDEVNDEETLWRRGGFPPSFLASSEQESFLWRRDFIRTFLERDIPQLGIRIPAATLYRFWSMIAHYHGQVWNGSELARAFGVSHTTVRNYLDMLTGALVLRQLKPWHENLGKRQVKAPKIYLSDSGILHSLLGIQSQDDLENHPKIGASWEGFVIKEIIQRLGAEPEECYFWATHSGAELDLLVIRGSQRLGFEIKRTTAPRLTLSIRSALESLKLDHLAVIHAGEHAYPMADRIDAIPFREFWGSGL from the coding sequence ATGATGATTCCACAGCGACCTGTCAAAAATATACCTCGCCCTCGCCATAAGGGCATCGTGCTGGACGCCCTTGAACGCGCCCCGGTAGTCGCCATTTTGGGACCGCGTCAGGTGGGAAAAACGACCCTGGCCCGAGAAATCGCTGCCGGGTTTGGCGGTGCTGCCGCGCACTTCGACTTGGAGGACATGGACGATCTTGCGCGCCTGAATGAGCCGAAGCTTGCGCTGGAGCGTCTGCGTGGTCTGGTTGTGATCGATGAAATCCAGTTGCGGGCCGATCTTTTTCCACTTTTACGAGTGCTGGCCGATCGTCCCGGAACTCCTGCGCGTTTTCTTATCCTTGGGAGCGCCTCGCCGCTGCTCTTGCGGCAGAGTTCCGAATCATTGGCCGGCAGAATCGTCTATCACGAGCTTGACGGATTTGCTCTCGATGAAGTCAATGATGAAGAAACACTCTGGCGGCGCGGCGGTTTCCCGCCCTCGTTCCTGGCTTCTTCAGAACAGGAGAGCTTTCTTTGGAGACGTGATTTTATTCGAACCTTTCTTGAACGCGATATTCCGCAGTTGGGTATCCGTATCCCCGCTGCCACCCTCTACCGATTCTGGAGCATGATTGCCCACTACCACGGGCAGGTATGGAACGGCAGTGAATTGGCGCGCGCCTTCGGTGTTTCACACACAACGGTTCGCAATTATCTTGATATGCTGACCGGAGCTCTTGTGTTGCGACAATTGAAGCCCTGGCACGAAAATCTGGGGAAACGCCAGGTGAAGGCGCCAAAAATTTATCTCTCGGATAGCGGAATTCTCCACTCCCTTTTGGGAATCCAGTCTCAGGACGACCTGGAAAACCACCCCAAGATCGGCGCTTCGTGGGAGGGGTTTGTCATTAAGGAGATCATCCAGCGGCTCGGGGCCGAGCCTGAAGAGTGTTATTTCTGGGCAACTCACAGTGGCGCCGAGCTCGATCTCCTGGTCATTCGCGGCTCGCAGCGCCTCGGGTTTGAGATCAAACGGACGACCGCCCCGCGCCTGACGCTTTCCATACGTTCCGCCCTGGAGAGCCTCAAGCTCGATCATCTTGCGGTTATCCATGCAGGGGAACATGCTTATCCAATGGCTGACCGAATCGATGCCATTCCCTTCAGGGAATTTTGGGGGTCAGGTCTTTAG